One part of the Mariniflexile litorale genome encodes these proteins:
- a CDS encoding acyltransferase, protein MVKRIKNNNFDFLRFLFAIFVVISHAYALSGGAEENTGINKLSNGQLSFSQIGLSGFFIISGYFIFQSLQRSKSLLIYYKKRFLRIFPALVVVLCLSLILVAFVYTGEVSFFKNKEVYTYIPYNVSLYGFQSSIQGVFDTNTYRSINGSLWSIRYEFSLYIALSFLFFIRNKKWIISYVLSLTFFVFYILYNFYLPKFAGASFMNLLGLHILNLGTFFIAGSVLASLQLETFKNKKTLLFVAVSIFLCSPYFNYYDLVNYIVLPFLILLIGFVPFIGLKDFFKLGDASYGIYIYSFPIQQTLMWFFKMNTYTLMLYSIFLSIGFGFLSWHLIEKQALKLKQNV, encoded by the coding sequence ATGGTAAAAAGAATAAAAAATAATAATTTTGATTTTTTGCGTTTTTTGTTTGCAATTTTTGTTGTTATTTCACATGCTTATGCCTTATCTGGAGGTGCCGAAGAAAACACAGGGATTAATAAATTATCCAATGGGCAATTATCTTTTTCTCAAATAGGATTAAGTGGTTTTTTTATTATTAGTGGGTATTTTATTTTTCAAAGTTTACAAAGAAGTAAAAGCCTTTTAATATATTATAAAAAGCGATTTTTAAGAATTTTTCCGGCACTTGTTGTCGTTTTATGTCTTTCATTAATTTTAGTAGCATTTGTCTATACTGGTGAGGTTTCTTTTTTTAAAAATAAAGAAGTATATACCTATATACCTTATAATGTAAGTTTATATGGATTTCAATCGAGTATACAAGGTGTTTTTGATACCAATACATACCGTTCCATAAATGGTTCGCTTTGGTCTATTAGATATGAGTTTAGCTTGTACATTGCTCTGTCTTTTCTTTTTTTTATTAGAAACAAAAAGTGGATTATTTCGTATGTATTAAGCTTAACTTTTTTCGTTTTTTACATACTATATAATTTTTATCTACCTAAGTTTGCAGGTGCTAGTTTTATGAATTTATTAGGGTTACATATACTCAATTTAGGAACTTTCTTCATAGCAGGTAGTGTGTTAGCCTCCTTGCAATTAGAAACTTTTAAAAATAAAAAGACATTATTGTTTGTTGCTGTAAGTATCTTTCTTTGTTCGCCTTATTTTAATTATTATGATTTAGTAAATTATATAGTTTTGCCTTTTTTAATATTATTAATAGGGTTTGTTCCTTTTATAGGATTGAAAGACTTTTTTAAATTAGGAGATGCCTCCTATGGTATTTATATTTATAGTTTTCCTATCCAGCAAACCTTGATGTGGTTTTTTAAAATGAATACTTATACATTAATGCTATATTCCATTTTTTTATCAATTGGGTTTGGTTTTTTATCTTGGCATTTAATTGAAAAACAGGCATTGAAATTAAAACAAAACGTTTAA
- a CDS encoding glycosyltransferase family A protein — translation MSQLVSIIVPCYNQALYLDDALQSVMNQSYQEWECIIVDDGSPDNTEQIAKEWLAKDIRFKYINKKNGGICSARNLGITEADGEFILPLDADDKIGSDYLKLTINEFLKDPTLKVVYTKAEKFGSESGVWNLPVFDISKLGLYNMIFCSALYRKTEWERVGGYDLNMVLGLEDWEFWIAVLKNGGHVSQLDYVGFYYRIKEKSRHTNLDVSDKKELYNYLSIKHADFYVKHQGSFITLNSEIEALKKMKLLKGRKKVLNLFCKTFFGFYIFKHN, via the coding sequence ATGAGCCAATTAGTATCCATAATAGTACCATGTTACAATCAAGCGCTGTATTTGGATGATGCATTGCAGTCAGTGATGAATCAAAGTTATCAAGAATGGGAATGTATTATTGTTGATGATGGTAGTCCTGATAATACAGAACAAATAGCTAAAGAATGGTTGGCAAAAGACATTCGTTTTAAATATATTAATAAAAAAAACGGAGGGATATGTAGTGCACGTAATTTAGGAATTACTGAAGCAGATGGAGAATTTATATTGCCTTTAGATGCCGATGATAAAATTGGTAGTGATTATTTGAAATTAACTATTAATGAATTTCTAAAAGACCCAACCCTTAAAGTAGTGTATACTAAGGCAGAAAAATTTGGTTCTGAATCTGGAGTTTGGAATTTACCCGTATTTGATATTTCTAAATTAGGTTTATATAACATGATTTTTTGCTCAGCGCTTTATAGAAAAACGGAATGGGAACGTGTAGGAGGTTATGATCTAAATATGGTATTAGGTCTTGAAGATTGGGAATTTTGGATTGCAGTATTAAAAAATGGAGGCCATGTATCTCAATTAGATTACGTAGGTTTTTATTATAGAATAAAAGAAAAATCAAGACATACAAATTTGGATGTTTCAGACAAAAAGGAGTTGTATAACTATTTAAGCATTAAACATGCTGATTTTTATGTAAAGCACCAGGGCTCATTCATTACTTTAAATTCTGAAATAGAGGCGCTAAAAAAAATGAAACTATTAAAAGGTAGAAAAAAGGTATTAAACTTATTTTGTAAAACCTTTTTTGGTTTTTATATTTTTAAACATAATTAG
- a CDS encoding glycosyltransferase, which translates to MVDSTVSIFMLTYNQEQFIAQTIESVLMQKTDFDYQLVIGEDCSTDTTRTICEKYALAHPTKIKLLPPLEKNIGLIANYMRTIKACDGKYIAICDGDDYWIDAYKLQKQVVFLENNTNFSIVYTRVRKLFPNGEFKESTANLKKTTFSFDDLIFDNFIPSVSVLFKNIQDHQNQLPNWILKFPYGDWPTYLWTLKDGGRIHFLDDVTAVYRMDIGVSFKIRKVASAIVKTNLGITHEILNDFNFKHKQPVVQKALVNKKISLMVRYNRERNYLGAFKLYFYNLKYDLQHYPITKMYLYSLYKSF; encoded by the coding sequence ATGGTAGATAGCACCGTTAGTATTTTCATGCTTACCTATAATCAAGAACAATTTATAGCTCAAACTATAGAAAGTGTTTTGATGCAAAAAACAGATTTTGATTATCAATTAGTTATAGGAGAGGATTGCAGTACTGATACCACGCGAACCATATGTGAAAAGTATGCTTTAGCACATCCGACAAAAATAAAATTATTACCTCCTTTAGAAAAAAATATAGGGCTCATAGCTAACTACATGCGAACCATTAAGGCTTGTGATGGTAAGTATATAGCCATTTGTGATGGAGACGATTATTGGATAGACGCATATAAACTGCAAAAACAAGTCGTTTTTTTAGAGAACAACACCAATTTTTCGATCGTTTACACTAGAGTTAGAAAGCTTTTTCCTAATGGTGAATTTAAAGAATCAACTGCGAATCTGAAGAAGACAACATTTAGTTTTGATGATTTGATTTTTGATAATTTTATACCATCAGTTTCGGTCCTTTTTAAGAATATTCAAGACCATCAAAATCAACTTCCCAATTGGATTTTAAAATTTCCATATGGCGATTGGCCGACCTATTTATGGACTTTAAAAGATGGCGGTAGGATTCATTTTTTGGATGATGTTACGGCAGTATATAGAATGGATATTGGTGTCTCTTTTAAAATTAGAAAAGTAGCCAGCGCGATTGTTAAAACAAATTTGGGAATAACGCATGAAATCCTAAACGATTTTAATTTTAAACATAAACAACCTGTTGTTCAAAAAGCTTTAGTCAATAAAAAAATAAGCTTAATGGTTAGATATAATAGAGAAAGAAATTATTTAGGCGCTTTTAAATTGTATTTTTATAACCTAAAATACGATTTACAACATTATCCAATTACAAAAATGTATTTGTATTCTTTATATAAAAGTTTTTAA
- a CDS encoding glycosyltransferase, giving the protein MITLVLTNRNRDLRIVEKCLQSLHEQTCVDFELFLVDYGSNKGYKSQLETLLKLYPKIQYIDCPVEGQLWHKCRAINIALQQTNTPYFLVGDIDLIFAPTFIENAIRLAKPNEVHYFQYGFLSQEESLANKNFGSYELAFRGSEEVTGTTLFPTTALKVLHGYDEFYHGWGAEDTDVHIRMKNAGNAIFFYDKAVLVKHQWHPKVYRSKFSKHPFHSKLERINHSYMLLSYRAQRTIVNQNIDWGSPTLKEDYEKLTSIYRYIHIKCTLIEVNALLAQMANFNNEVILIEITPLSLSDKVKNILKHLFGRKHQLLYNMEVVNNLLLEAIIKQFRNNPYSHTFNRSQKSIQLKMYFK; this is encoded by the coding sequence ATGATTACCTTAGTTTTAACCAATCGCAACCGCGACTTAAGAATTGTGGAAAAATGTTTGCAATCATTGCACGAGCAAACATGTGTGGATTTTGAGTTGTTTTTAGTCGACTATGGTTCTAATAAAGGCTATAAATCGCAATTGGAAACACTATTAAAACTCTATCCTAAAATTCAATACATAGATTGTCCAGTTGAAGGACAATTGTGGCATAAATGTCGTGCTATTAATATCGCTTTGCAACAAACCAATACCCCTTACTTTTTGGTAGGTGATATTGATTTGATTTTTGCACCTACTTTTATAGAAAATGCAATAAGACTAGCAAAGCCTAATGAAGTACATTATTTTCAATATGGTTTTCTATCTCAAGAAGAATCATTAGCTAATAAAAATTTTGGTTCTTATGAATTGGCTTTTAGAGGTAGCGAAGAAGTTACAGGAACAACTTTATTTCCTACAACCGCATTGAAAGTGCTACATGGATATGATGAGTTTTACCATGGTTGGGGCGCTGAAGATACAGATGTTCATATTAGAATGAAAAATGCAGGAAACGCCATATTCTTCTATGATAAGGCCGTTTTAGTAAAACATCAATGGCATCCAAAAGTATATAGAAGTAAGTTTAGTAAGCATCCATTTCACTCTAAATTAGAGCGTATAAACCATTCCTATATGTTGCTTTCTTATAGGGCTCAAAGAACCATTGTAAATCAAAATATTGATTGGGGATCTCCTACACTTAAAGAGGACTATGAAAAATTGACAAGCATTTATCGTTATATTCATATAAAATGTACATTAATAGAAGTGAATGCCCTATTAGCTCAAATGGCTAATTTTAATAATGAAGTCATTTTAATTGAAATAACACCTTTATCTCTTTCAGATAAGGTTAAAAACATACTAAAACACCTATTTGGACGAAAACACCAATTGTTGTATAATATGGAAGTAGTCAATAATTTATTATTAGAGGCTATTATCAAACAGTTTCGTAATAATCCTTATTCACATACTTTTAATCGAAGTCAAAAAAGTATACAGCTTAAAATGTATTTTAAATAA
- a CDS encoding glycosyltransferase family 4 protein gives MKILMVSIPSLHFFRWTSQLQDAGHEVYWFDITGMSKPVERIGWVIQKTDWKLRWSYPGRVFLKKNFPQIYNRIQKINKRNTEKVFEEYLNKIKPDVVHSFALYLSCSPIIGVMEKYPTQKWIYSSWGSDLYYFQNDSNYLRDIKRVLPRINYLFTDCKRDYGIAQRYGFNGAFFGVFPGGGGFDIERMTNYKIPNNKRKIILIKGFQGRSGRVIPVLNAIKQLQEQLYNFEIVVFGADDEVFAFIADSELQSWENFKVLGKIVREELIQLMGKSRLYIGNSNSDGIPNTLLESICMDVFPIQSNPGGATAEIIKNGVNGFLIENCENVEEIKGTITLFFKNKYLIESAINHNFIHIIPSLGCQYLKHEVLTKYDNI, from the coding sequence ATGAAAATTCTTATGGTTTCTATTCCATCACTCCATTTTTTTAGATGGACGAGCCAACTTCAAGATGCAGGTCATGAAGTATATTGGTTCGATATTACAGGAATGAGTAAGCCTGTAGAAAGAATAGGTTGGGTGATTCAAAAAACCGATTGGAAACTCCGTTGGAGTTATCCAGGTCGGGTATTTTTGAAAAAGAATTTTCCTCAAATTTATAATAGAATTCAAAAAATCAATAAACGGAATACAGAAAAAGTATTTGAAGAATATCTTAACAAAATCAAACCAGATGTAGTGCATAGTTTTGCGTTGTATTTATCATGTTCACCCATTATTGGGGTTATGGAAAAATATCCAACTCAAAAATGGATTTACTCTTCTTGGGGCAGTGATTTGTATTATTTTCAAAATGATTCAAATTATTTAAGAGACATTAAACGTGTTTTACCAAGAATTAACTATTTATTTACAGATTGTAAACGAGATTATGGTATAGCTCAACGATATGGTTTTAATGGTGCTTTTTTTGGTGTTTTTCCTGGAGGAGGAGGTTTTGATATAGAAAGAATGACCAATTATAAAATTCCTAATAACAAACGAAAAATTATTTTGATTAAAGGGTTCCAAGGACGTTCTGGTCGTGTAATTCCGGTTTTAAACGCTATTAAGCAATTACAAGAGCAGCTTTATAATTTTGAAATTGTTGTTTTTGGAGCAGATGATGAAGTATTTGCTTTTATAGCTGATTCAGAATTACAAAGTTGGGAGAATTTCAAAGTTTTGGGTAAAATAGTTCGTGAGGAATTAATACAATTGATGGGGAAATCACGACTATATATAGGAAACAGCAACTCAGACGGTATTCCTAATACTTTGCTAGAATCTATTTGTATGGATGTGTTTCCGATACAATCTAATCCTGGAGGAGCAACAGCTGAAATAATTAAAAATGGAGTAAATGGGTTTTTGATTGAAAATTGTGAAAATGTTGAAGAAATTAAAGGAACAATTACATTGTTTTTTAAAAATAAGTATTTAATAGAGAGTGCAATAAATCATAATTTTATTCATATAATCCCGAGTTTAGGGTGTCAATATCTTAAACACGAGGTGTTAACGAAATATGATAATATCTAA
- a CDS encoding polysaccharide pyruvyl transferase family protein → MSSSNTIRLFWWNEKVIQGKTKENYGDLLGKYLVEQISSKKVVFAWPKKWSFLDFFQPIYVTIGSILTHVNHKCVVWGSGIISQEYVIKNARFLAVRGPQTRNFLLNSGYQVPEIYGDPALLLPRFFAPKVDKKYKYGIVPHYNDWKKVRDWFSDNSEILVIDMMTTNIESKTIEFLQCKKIISSSLHGIIIAHAYGIPAVWQKFSDKVFGDDIKYQDYFESIQMEYYIPTIRDNCYSIDELEDLFIFHPSLPSTYVLENLRNGLMDVCPFKKI, encoded by the coding sequence ATGAGTTCTTCAAATACAATACGGCTTTTTTGGTGGAATGAAAAAGTAATACAAGGTAAAACGAAAGAGAATTATGGGGATTTATTAGGGAAATATTTGGTAGAACAAATTTCGAGTAAAAAAGTCGTTTTTGCATGGCCAAAAAAATGGTCGTTTCTAGATTTTTTTCAACCAATTTATGTTACCATAGGTAGTATTTTAACACATGTGAATCATAAATGTGTGGTTTGGGGTAGTGGTATTATTAGTCAAGAATATGTAATTAAAAATGCCCGATTTTTAGCAGTGCGTGGACCACAAACAAGAAATTTTTTATTGAATTCAGGATATCAAGTTCCCGAAATATATGGAGACCCCGCATTGTTATTACCTCGATTTTTTGCTCCAAAAGTGGACAAGAAATATAAGTACGGTATCGTTCCCCATTATAATGATTGGAAAAAGGTTAGAGATTGGTTTAGTGATAATAGTGAAATTCTAGTTATAGACATGATGACTACTAATATAGAATCAAAAACCATAGAATTTTTGCAATGTAAAAAAATCATTTCGTCTTCATTACACGGAATTATCATAGCACATGCTTATGGAATACCTGCAGTTTGGCAAAAATTTTCAGATAAAGTTTTTGGCGATGATATAAAGTATCAAGATTATTTTGAGTCGATACAAATGGAATATTATATTCCTACTATTCGGGATAATTGCTATTCAATAGATGAACTAGAAGATTTGTTTATTTTTCATCCAAGTTTGCCAAGTACCTATGTATTAGAAAATCTCAGAAACGGTTTAATGGATGTTTGCCCATTTAAAAAAATCTAA
- a CDS encoding acylneuraminate cytidylyltransferase — translation MKKIGFIPLRKNSKGIPNKNKRKMVGRPLFTWVLGEAIFSDLDMVYVYTDDEEIIDFINKEYHWTSKVKVVLRSDESATDTASTEFAMLEFAENINYDFDVFCLLQATSPFTKREDINACLDKLNDGYDSSLTVVNTHRFLWNENGTAINYDPHKRPRRQDFDGLLVENGAVYTTTKESLQKHKNRLGEKVAVVKMAENTLFEIDSENDWIAVETLLIERQKRAKESKKITHIVLDVDGVFTDGTITYTKDGEHTKSFDMRDGMGLEILRQFNIEVMVMTSEQSELVAKRMQKLKINYVFLGVKDKFSLLQHVLKEQNISLNNVAYLGDDVNDLTNICSVGWSLTPNNATDVVKRHADIVLSKNSGAGAIREACQFIFNYNKRF, via the coding sequence ATGAAGAAAATAGGTTTTATACCCCTTAGAAAAAATTCCAAAGGAATTCCAAATAAAAACAAACGAAAAATGGTGGGAAGACCATTGTTTACATGGGTTTTAGGTGAAGCTATTTTTTCTGATTTAGACATGGTTTATGTGTATACCGATGATGAAGAAATTATCGATTTTATAAATAAAGAATACCATTGGACCTCCAAAGTGAAGGTAGTTTTGCGAAGCGATGAAAGCGCTACAGATACAGCTTCTACAGAGTTTGCTATGTTGGAATTCGCTGAAAATATAAATTATGATTTTGATGTGTTTTGTTTACTTCAAGCGACATCGCCATTCACTAAAAGAGAAGATATTAATGCCTGTTTAGATAAATTAAATGATGGTTATGATTCTTCTTTAACAGTAGTAAATACCCATCGTTTTTTATGGAACGAAAACGGAACTGCCATTAATTACGATCCACATAAAAGACCACGCCGACAAGATTTTGATGGTTTGTTGGTTGAAAATGGAGCTGTTTATACAACCACTAAAGAGTCTTTACAGAAACATAAAAACAGGTTGGGAGAAAAAGTAGCAGTGGTTAAAATGGCAGAGAACACTTTATTCGAAATAGATTCTGAGAACGATTGGATCGCTGTTGAAACCTTACTCATTGAACGCCAAAAACGAGCTAAAGAGTCTAAAAAAATCACTCATATTGTTTTAGATGTTGATGGCGTTTTTACCGATGGAACTATAACATATACCAAAGATGGTGAACATACCAAAAGCTTCGATATGCGTGATGGCATGGGACTTGAAATATTACGACAGTTTAATATTGAGGTTATGGTCATGACATCGGAGCAGTCTGAATTGGTTGCTAAGCGCATGCAGAAATTAAAAATTAATTATGTGTTTTTAGGTGTGAAAGATAAATTCAGCCTACTACAACATGTTTTAAAAGAACAAAATATATCACTTAATAATGTTGCTTATTTAGGCGATGATGTGAACGATTTAACTAATATTTGTAGTGTGGGCTGGTCGTTAACTCCTAATAATGCTACCGATGTTGTGAAACGGCACGCAGACATAGTGCTTTCTAAAAATTCGGGAGCTGGTGCCATTCGAGAAGCATGCCAGTTCATTTTTAATTATAATAAACGATTTTAA
- a CDS encoding N-acetylneuraminate synthase family protein, producing the protein MNTYKKPYIIAEIGCNHKGDMEIAKDLIKVAKIFCNADAVKFQKRNNKELLTEEQYNQPHPNPANSYGDTYGAHREYLEFDVQQHKELKSYCEEIGITYSTSVWDLTSAKEITSLQPEFIKIPSACNNNMKMLEWLCENYQGELHISTGMTTKNEIEDLVEFFKKFNRNKDLVLYNCTSGYPVPFEDVCLLDINILIEKYKNEVKHIGFSGHHLGIAVDVAAYTLGANIIERHYTIDRTWKGTDHAASLEPMGLRKLSRDLNAVYKALRYKSQDILPIEQMQRDKLKNKKG; encoded by the coding sequence ATGAACACTTATAAAAAACCCTACATCATTGCCGAAATTGGTTGTAATCATAAAGGCGACATGGAAATTGCAAAAGACCTGATTAAAGTGGCGAAAATATTTTGTAATGCCGATGCTGTAAAGTTTCAAAAACGAAATAATAAAGAATTATTAACAGAAGAGCAATACAACCAACCACATCCAAATCCAGCTAATTCGTATGGAGATACCTACGGGGCGCATCGAGAGTATTTAGAGTTTGATGTGCAGCAGCATAAAGAGTTGAAATCTTATTGCGAAGAAATTGGTATTACTTACTCTACATCGGTTTGGGATCTAACATCTGCAAAAGAAATAACTTCCTTACAACCTGAGTTTATTAAAATACCCTCAGCATGTAATAATAATATGAAAATGTTGGAATGGTTATGTGAAAATTACCAAGGCGAACTTCATATTTCAACAGGTATGACTACTAAAAATGAAATAGAAGATTTGGTGGAATTTTTCAAAAAATTCAACAGAAATAAAGACTTAGTGCTTTACAACTGTACATCGGGGTACCCAGTGCCGTTTGAAGATGTTTGCCTTTTAGATATAAATATATTGATTGAAAAATATAAAAATGAGGTAAAACATATTGGTTTTTCAGGACATCATTTAGGTATAGCTGTAGATGTGGCTGCTTATACCTTAGGTGCAAATATTATAGAGCGGCATTATACTATTGATAGAACGTGGAAAGGAACAGACCATGCCGCATCCTTAGAACCTATGGGTTTGCGTAAGTTATCCAGAGATTTAAATGCGGTTTATAAAGCGCTTAGATACAAATCACAAGATATTTTGCCCATAGAGCAAATGCAACGAGACAAATTAAAAAATAAAAAAGGGTAA
- a CDS encoding UDP-glycosyltransferase, translated as MKKKIFVFFPDGVGLRNFAFTDFKQIGENMGYDIHYWNNTVFSLKDNLGFEEVRIENHQIHSLTPLYSRARKRIELNVSEKKFNDKVYPTYKFPFNNNGLKNKLKSIYTKLLIGLYNSEKGIERIRKKINDLERSTSKYAYCKAQLLEHKPDLVFCTTQRSTQSISALLAAQDLGIQTVAFVYSWDNVPKAMQVVETDYYFVWSDLMKAQVLQYYPFVKEEQVFVTGTPQFEPHFDLNLKETRNDFFKQYNLDINKKYICYSGDDETTSPLDQYYLEDLAYAVRNLNSKGYNLGIIYRKCPVDFTNRYDAIIESNKDVIEVLDPIWKQVGTMWNEVLPAKEDFKMLYNVCAHSEFVTNVCSSTVFDFVTHNKPCIYYNYEQPQLKKGIRDIGQNYKYVHFRSMPSENAAVFCTNKNDLEELVQQILDDKLSNVEEGLKWFEIVAGETPTKASEHIWKAIKNILA; from the coding sequence ATGAAAAAAAAAATATTCGTTTTTTTTCCTGATGGTGTAGGTTTAAGAAACTTTGCATTTACAGATTTTAAACAGATAGGTGAAAACATGGGTTATGATATCCATTACTGGAACAACACTGTTTTTTCATTAAAAGATAATTTGGGTTTTGAAGAGGTTAGAATTGAAAATCATCAAATTCATTCATTAACACCTTTGTATTCTAGAGCTAGAAAACGAATTGAGCTAAACGTATCTGAAAAGAAGTTTAATGATAAAGTATATCCTACCTACAAATTTCCATTTAATAATAACGGATTAAAAAATAAACTTAAAAGTATATATACCAAACTTTTAATAGGTTTATATAATTCTGAAAAGGGCATTGAACGTATTCGTAAAAAGATAAATGATTTAGAGCGTTCAACATCTAAATACGCCTATTGTAAAGCACAATTACTAGAACATAAACCAGATTTAGTGTTTTGCACCACACAGCGTTCTACACAATCTATTAGCGCTTTGTTGGCAGCACAAGATTTAGGAATTCAAACAGTAGCATTTGTATATTCTTGGGATAACGTACCTAAAGCGATGCAGGTGGTAGAAACCGATTATTATTTTGTGTGGAGTGATTTAATGAAAGCACAAGTTTTACAATATTACCCATTTGTTAAAGAGGAACAAGTTTTTGTTACAGGAACTCCGCAATTTGAACCACATTTTGATTTGAACTTAAAAGAAACAAGAAATGATTTTTTTAAGCAGTATAATCTAGATATTAATAAAAAATATATTTGCTATTCTGGTGATGATGAAACCACCTCGCCGTTAGACCAATATTATTTAGAAGATTTGGCATATGCAGTACGTAACTTAAACTCCAAAGGCTATAATCTAGGTATTATTTACAGAAAATGCCCCGTAGATTTCACCAATAGATATGATGCTATTATTGAGTCTAATAAAGATGTTATTGAAGTGTTGGACCCTATATGGAAACAAGTTGGTACCATGTGGAATGAAGTATTGCCTGCTAAAGAAGATTTTAAAATGTTGTACAATGTGTGTGCACATAGTGAATTTGTTACCAATGTGTGTTCATCTACCGTATTCGATTTTGTAACTCATAATAAACCCTGTATTTATTACAATTATGAACAACCTCAATTAAAAAAAGGCATTCGAGATATTGGTCAGAATTACAAATACGTTCATTTTAGAAGTATGCCAAGTGAAAATGCTGCTGTTTTTTGCACTAATAAAAATGATTTGGAAGAATTGGTACAACAAATCCTAGATGACAAATTATCAAATGTAGAAGAAGGTTTAAAATGGTTTGAAATTGTAGCTGGTGAAACACCAACAAAAGCTTCGGAGCATATTTGGAAAGCTATTAAAAATATATTGGCATGA
- a CDS encoding glycosyltransferase family 4 protein, with amino-acid sequence MKIGFITSEYPHPKVSHAAGIGTSIKNLAIALVEKGIKVIVFVYHQEEDTVVFDEGVTIHLIAKKRYKLLTWYHYRKQLNWYISNVVKEEGIDLLEAPDWTGITAFMHFKVPIVIRFHGSDAYFCKLDKRKQKFKNFLFEKLALKNASAYIAPTTFAGIETQKIFSLNKKKIKTIHYGLELKKFENETPAIYNRNTILYIGTIIRKKGVLELAKIFNKVVEQNIDAQLILIGNDAPDLKTGTLSTYALVESLFSNKAKKNVSYLGKVPYSEVKNHIKNAHVCVFPSFAETLGMVTIESMALQKPVVNTSIGWAQELIDDGENGYLVLPSDIDLYAQRILTLLNDEALCISIGKAARRKVETTFDIEVLADKNLDYYRSLLK; translated from the coding sequence ATGAAAATAGGCTTCATCACTTCAGAATATCCTCATCCTAAAGTATCACATGCAGCGGGTATTGGAACAAGTATCAAAAACTTAGCCATTGCTTTAGTAGAAAAAGGAATCAAGGTTATTGTGTTTGTATACCATCAAGAGGAAGATACTGTTGTTTTTGATGAAGGGGTTACCATTCATTTAATTGCAAAAAAAAGATATAAACTACTTACTTGGTATCATTACAGAAAACAGTTAAATTGGTACATTAGTAACGTAGTAAAAGAAGAAGGTATTGATTTATTGGAAGCTCCAGATTGGACGGGTATTACCGCTTTTATGCATTTTAAAGTTCCTATAGTAATACGATTTCATGGTAGTGACGCTTATTTTTGTAAATTAGATAAACGTAAACAAAAGTTTAAAAATTTTTTGTTTGAAAAATTAGCTTTAAAAAACGCTTCAGCTTATATCGCTCCCACCACTTTTGCAGGTATCGAAACCCAAAAAATTTTCAGTTTAAATAAAAAGAAAATTAAAACCATTCACTATGGATTGGAATTAAAAAAATTTGAAAATGAAACACCTGCTATTTATAACAGAAATACCATTCTGTATATTGGAACTATTATCAGAAAAAAAGGGGTTTTAGAATTAGCTAAAATATTTAATAAAGTAGTTGAACAAAATATAGATGCGCAATTAATACTAATAGGAAATGATGCGCCCGATTTAAAGACAGGAACACTATCAACCTACGCATTGGTAGAAAGTCTATTTTCAAATAAAGCTAAAAAGAATGTCAGTTATTTAGGAAAAGTACCTTATTCTGAAGTGAAAAATCATATTAAAAATGCGCATGTATGTGTATTTCCTAGTTTTGCCGAAACTTTAGGGATGGTAACCATTGAAAGTATGGCGCTGCAAAAACCAGTGGTTAATACGAGTATAGGTTGGGCGCAAGAATTAATTGATGATGGTGAAAATGGTTATTTGGTGCTTCCTTCTGACATCGATTTGTACGCACAACGTATTTTAACCTTATTAAACGATGAAGCATTATGCATTAGCATAGGTAAAGCAGCAAGAAGAAAGGTTGAAACTACTTTTGATATTGAGGTTTTAGCGGACAAAAATTTAGACTATTATAGGTCCTTATTGAAATGA